In Deltaproteobacteria bacterium, a genomic segment contains:
- a CDS encoding DUF2905 domain-containing protein, whose protein sequence is MARMLIVIGCLLVAVGLAWHYAPWLLNWFGRLPGDIRIESERGRVFVPITSMIIVSIVLTVLMNFFRR, encoded by the coding sequence ATGGCCCGGATGCTGATCGTCATCGGGTGCCTTTTGGTAGCGGTCGGCCTTGCTTGGCATTACGCCCCCTGGCTTCTGAACTGGTTTGGCCGACTGCCCGGGGATATCCGCATCGAATCCGAGCGTGGCCGGGTGTTTGTTCCGATCACATCCATGATCATCGTCAGCATCGTGTTGACGGTGCTCATGAATTTTTTCCGGCGATAA